A window of Psychroflexus sp. ALD_RP9 contains these coding sequences:
- the fbp gene encoding class 1 fructose-bisphosphatase, whose translation MKKANQTLGEFIIENQKSFKYTSGELSRLINSIRLAAKVVNHEVNKAGLVDITGNAGETNVQGEDQQKLDVYANERFIQTLINREIVCGIASEENDDYITIQGQNKAHDNKYVVLMDPLDGSSNIDVNVSVGTIFSIYRRQSPVGQPVEIDDFLQPGNQQVAAGYIIYGTSTMLVYTTGHGVNGFTLNPALGTYYLSHPNMKFPEEGNIYSINEGNYVHFPQGVKDYIKYCQAEVESDNRPYTSRYIGSLVSDFHRNMIKGGIYMYPKTAKAPKGKLRLLYECNPMAFIAEQAGGKASDGYQRILDIQPTKLHERVPFFCGTQSMVNKAEEFMANYKNE comes from the coding sequence ATGAAAAAAGCTAACCAAACCCTCGGTGAATTTATCATCGAAAATCAAAAGTCATTTAAGTACACATCAGGCGAATTATCTCGATTAATTAACTCGATTAGACTTGCTGCCAAAGTGGTAAATCACGAAGTTAATAAAGCCGGATTAGTCGATATCACTGGTAATGCAGGCGAAACCAATGTACAAGGTGAAGACCAGCAAAAGCTTGATGTTTATGCTAACGAACGCTTTATACAAACCTTAATTAACCGTGAAATTGTTTGTGGTATTGCTTCAGAAGAAAACGACGATTATATTACCATTCAAGGTCAAAATAAAGCCCACGATAATAAGTATGTGGTCCTGATGGATCCACTTGATGGTAGCTCTAATATTGATGTTAATGTTTCGGTAGGTACTATTTTTTCAATTTATCGCCGCCAATCACCTGTTGGGCAACCTGTTGAAATAGACGATTTTCTTCAGCCTGGCAATCAGCAAGTGGCGGCAGGTTATATTATTTACGGCACATCAACAATGTTAGTGTATACGACTGGTCATGGTGTTAATGGGTTTACATTAAATCCAGCATTAGGAACCTATTATTTGTCGCATCCTAACATGAAATTTCCTGAAGAAGGCAATATTTATTCAATTAATGAAGGTAACTATGTGCATTTTCCTCAAGGTGTTAAAGATTATATTAAATATTGTCAAGCTGAAGTAGAGTCTGACAACAGACCTTACACTTCGCGATATATCGGTAGCTTAGTGTCCGATTTTCATCGGAATATGATTAAAGGTGGCATTTACATGTATCCTAAAACAGCTAAAGCTCCTAAAGGAAAATTACGCCTATTATACGAGTGTAACCCAATGGCTTTTATTGCTGAGCAAGCTGGCGGAAAGGCTTCTGATGGTTATCAACGTATTTTAGATATTCAACCCACTAAGCTTCATGAGCGTGTGCCATTTTTTTGTGGAACTCAATCTATGGTCAATAAAGCAGAAGAATTTATGGCTAACTATAAAAACGAATAG
- a CDS encoding DUF4286 family protein, with protein MFIYNITMQVEASVHQDWYSWVNSSFIPEMLSTKKFTKAVLSEVLQDENQDSFTYSAQFFVPTETHLEAYKQAYASKIEAKISLFKTRVVSFSSTLKIIDQH; from the coding sequence ATGTTTATTTATAATATTACAATGCAGGTTGAAGCTTCTGTACATCAAGATTGGTATAGTTGGGTAAATTCTAGCTTTATCCCTGAAATGTTATCGACTAAAAAATTTACAAAAGCAGTTTTAAGCGAGGTTTTACAAGATGAAAATCAGGATAGCTTTACTTATTCAGCGCAGTTTTTTGTGCCAACTGAAACACATTTAGAGGCCTATAAACAAGCTTATGCTTCAAAAATTGAAGCTAAAATTAGCTTGTTTAAAACACGCGTTGTTAGTTTTAGCTCAACTCTAAAAATTATAGACCAACATTAA
- a CDS encoding T9SS type A sorting domain-containing protein: MKTVIKLLIICMLGQSLTSLAQTTAIPDEDFEQALIDLNIDSDGIINGQVLTADIETIVELDFSNLYDSFLYNGGTITDFTGIEAFTALEILNLSNLTVVLSEEQAGVFNSNLNLREFIADTESFDVGPYIAIPYLDFSNLNHLEYISLETSFQINSINLNNPNSSYENLTINLDHEYWYPPYTYSVCINVSDAQAASLNQFPYNTWTIITPAPDVNDYVWRDYNFSSTCNLSTTDFENLNALSVYPNPVQDQLWLKNPNNLNIDRAEVYTISGQLIKTVEAVDTSIDLALLETGVYFVKVFSAHNSKTFKVLKQ, from the coding sequence ATGAAAACAGTCATAAAACTATTAATTATTTGTATGCTTGGGCAAAGCTTGACTAGCTTAGCCCAAACCACCGCCATTCCTGATGAAGATTTCGAACAAGCCTTGATTGATCTTAATATCGATTCAGATGGCATCATTAACGGACAAGTGTTAACGGCTGATATAGAAACGATTGTGGAATTAGATTTTTCAAATTTGTACGATTCATTTTTATATAATGGTGGTACCATAACAGATTTCACAGGTATTGAGGCCTTCACAGCACTAGAAATTCTCAACCTATCTAATTTAACAGTTGTTCTGTCTGAAGAACAGGCTGGCGTCTTCAATTCAAACTTAAATCTTAGAGAATTTATCGCCGATACTGAGAGTTTCGATGTTGGCCCATATATAGCAATACCCTACTTAGATTTTAGCAATCTTAATCACCTAGAATATATTAGTTTAGAGACTAGTTTTCAGATTAATTCCATTAACCTAAACAACCCTAATTCCTCTTACGAGAACTTAACCATTAATCTAGATCACGAATATTGGTATCCGCCATACACTTATTCGGTTTGTATAAATGTTAGTGATGCCCAAGCCGCTTCTTTAAATCAGTTCCCTTATAATACTTGGACTATAATTACACCCGCGCCAGATGTGAATGACTATGTTTGGAGAGATTATAATTTTTCTTCTACCTGTAATTTGTCAACAACAGATTTTGAAAATCTAAACGCGCTATCGGTTTATCCCAATCCTGTGCAAGATCAATTATGGCTAAAAAACCCTAACAATTTAAACATCGATAGAGCAGAAGTTTATACTATTTCGGGACAGCTGATTAAAACAGTTGAGGCAGTAGATACGTCTATAGACCTTGCGTTATTAGAAACAGGTGTTTATTTCGTAAAAGTGTTTAGTGCTCATAATTCAAAAACGTTTAAAGTCTTAAAGCAATAG
- a CDS encoding GNAT family N-acetyltransferase, with amino-acid sequence MEFQIRLAAAEDMPQVLNLIKELAKFENEPDAVEVNVDDLKAYGFGKDALFKCFVAEIDATIVGMALFYSRFSTWKGETYHLEDLIVTQSHRQKGIGKALLEALILHAKTHKIKRVEWVVLDWNSNAIEFYKSYGATVFKEWRTVQLDEAHIKNINL; translated from the coding sequence ATGGAATTTCAAATACGACTTGCAGCGGCTGAAGATATGCCACAAGTGCTAAACTTAATCAAGGAATTGGCTAAATTTGAAAATGAACCCGATGCTGTTGAAGTTAATGTAGATGATTTAAAAGCTTACGGCTTCGGTAAAGATGCTTTATTTAAATGCTTTGTCGCTGAAATTGATGCAACTATTGTAGGAATGGCTTTATTTTATTCCAGATTTTCAACTTGGAAAGGCGAAACTTATCACTTAGAAGATTTAATTGTAACCCAATCGCATCGACAAAAAGGTATTGGTAAGGCTCTGCTTGAAGCACTGATTTTACATGCTAAAACCCATAAAATTAAACGTGTAGAATGGGTTGTTTTAGATTGGAATTCAAACGCTATCGAATTTTATAAGTCATATGGTGCAACCGTGTTTAAAGAGTGGCGAACGGTTCAATTAGATGAAGCTCACATTAAAAACATTAACTTGTAA
- a CDS encoding aspartate kinase, whose amino-acid sequence MQIFKFGGASVKDAAGVKNVAEVLKLTGTDQKLLVVSAMGKTTNALEQIVKLYFEKDQNLNKAITDLKLYHHEILKDLFETSAHPAYTKVNYFFDELRIFLDRNKSPNYDFVYDQVVSFGELISTSIVSQFLNSLNIANTWHDCRNLIDTTSVYRDAGVNWERTQEKINAHVDTSELNITQGFIGSDQHNFTTTLGREGSDYTAAIFAYCLNAESVTIWKDVPGVLNGDPNVFKNTQLLHQISYEEAIELAFYGASVIHPKTLQPLQKKEIPLLVKSFFNPTDKGTCVQKGEQIQPLIPCYIVKPNLVLLSLSSLDFSFFVEENISEIFALFHRYQIKVDLIQNSAISFSVCVDNKFNNVDKLIEELKAKFKVTYNKGVSLFTIRHFNDAAIQRIEKDKSVLLKQVTRETVQLVVN is encoded by the coding sequence ATGCAAATTTTTAAGTTTGGTGGCGCATCGGTAAAAGATGCTGCTGGTGTTAAAAATGTCGCTGAAGTTTTAAAACTTACAGGAACCGACCAAAAGTTATTGGTGGTTTCGGCGATGGGAAAAACCACTAACGCCTTAGAACAAATTGTTAAGCTGTATTTTGAAAAAGACCAAAATCTTAACAAAGCCATCACAGACTTAAAACTGTATCATCACGAAATTTTAAAGGATTTATTTGAGACTTCAGCACATCCGGCTTACACCAAAGTGAACTATTTTTTTGATGAATTGCGTATTTTTTTAGATCGCAACAAATCGCCTAATTATGATTTTGTGTATGACCAAGTGGTGAGTTTTGGCGAGTTGATTAGCACAAGTATTGTGAGTCAATTTTTAAATAGCCTTAATATTGCTAATACTTGGCACGACTGCAGAAATTTAATCGATACTACAAGTGTTTATCGCGATGCTGGTGTGAATTGGGAACGCACCCAAGAAAAAATTAATGCTCATGTAGATACAAGTGAATTAAATATTACTCAGGGTTTTATTGGCTCAGACCAGCATAACTTTACTACGACTTTAGGTCGTGAAGGGAGTGACTACACCGCGGCGATTTTTGCTTATTGCTTAAATGCTGAAAGTGTAACGATTTGGAAAGATGTGCCTGGCGTGCTTAATGGCGACCCTAATGTGTTTAAAAACACTCAGCTTTTGCACCAAATTTCTTACGAAGAAGCCATCGAACTCGCCTTTTATGGCGCATCGGTTATTCACCCGAAGACACTTCAACCCTTGCAGAAAAAAGAAATACCTTTATTGGTTAAATCGTTTTTCAATCCAACAGATAAAGGGACTTGCGTTCAAAAGGGAGAGCAAATTCAACCTTTAATTCCATGTTATATTGTTAAGCCTAATTTAGTGTTATTATCGCTATCTAGTTTAGATTTTTCATTTTTTGTAGAAGAAAATATTTCAGAAATTTTTGCGTTGTTCCATCGCTATCAAATTAAAGTCGATTTAATTCAGAATTCAGCCATTTCATTTTCGGTTTGTGTAGATAATAAATTTAATAATGTCGATAAATTAATTGAAGAATTAAAAGCTAAGTTTAAAGTGACATACAACAAAGGTGTATCGCTATTTACCATTAGGCATTTTAATGATGCCGCCATACAACGAATTGAAAAAGATAAATCTGTGCTCTTAAAACAAGTAACGCGAGAAACCGTACAATTAGTGGTGAACTAA
- a CDS encoding tetratricopeptide repeat protein: MAQNYLDQGEYEKALAVYEQLLEENPRNQKFLLGLVEAHKNLEQLQAAKKALQTYLNRPGNYPNIEVELGYLFDQEKQLDSAKIYYQSALAKVTERPNFAYIVGKAFQNYGLLNYAEETYETAQSIRPSTNFSIELARIYGEQSKFEKMFNNYVDIIEKNARYFKMLSPRFSDFITKDPNNKANLAFKTVLLQRNQNEPRKLYNEMLSWLFVQQGNLNLAFIQEKAIYARSQTKQLNNIFELGQIAFEQEDYSLAKQIFKEVQAKTNQPVLFYRSAQYLLKLLQFNPENSVETVNQAYQDFFTAEKISTLTHAIYLDWAKFTANQLQNPQNAIKLLDEVNSSQIRPSQMASTKLLKGDLLRLEGQFNQALLLYAQVEKLVPNSDEAREAKFKTAQTSYFQGDFDWALTQLDVLKQSVSQRMANDALELALHIRENSYLDSTQTDLKRVAKADLLRSQQRYHKAINILQKVLESYKDVAIVDEALYRLALNFESLSNFEAAAEAYNQLVTDYPESILADNALFAQGLIYRDQLNATEKAKSKFEHIIFNHPDSIYFVEAREIFRTLRGDKIE; the protein is encoded by the coding sequence TTGGCTCAAAATTATTTAGACCAAGGCGAATATGAAAAAGCCTTAGCCGTTTATGAGCAACTTCTCGAAGAAAATCCTAGAAATCAAAAATTTTTGTTAGGTTTAGTAGAAGCGCATAAAAATTTAGAACAACTTCAAGCCGCCAAAAAAGCTTTACAAACTTACCTTAATCGTCCAGGTAATTACCCAAATATAGAGGTTGAACTTGGCTATTTGTTCGATCAGGAAAAACAACTCGATTCAGCAAAAATATATTATCAATCAGCTTTAGCAAAGGTAACAGAGCGCCCAAATTTTGCCTATATTGTTGGTAAAGCTTTTCAAAATTATGGACTTTTAAATTACGCTGAAGAAACCTACGAAACTGCCCAGAGCATTCGGCCATCAACCAACTTTTCAATAGAATTGGCACGTATTTATGGTGAGCAAAGCAAGTTTGAAAAAATGTTTAACAATTATGTTGATATCATTGAAAAAAATGCGCGTTATTTTAAAATGTTAAGTCCAAGATTTTCTGATTTTATCACCAAAGATCCTAACAATAAAGCCAATTTAGCTTTTAAAACAGTTTTATTACAACGCAACCAAAATGAACCTAGAAAGCTGTACAATGAAATGCTAAGCTGGTTGTTTGTGCAACAAGGCAATTTAAATTTAGCATTTATACAAGAAAAAGCCATTTATGCCCGAAGCCAAACCAAACAGCTCAATAATATTTTTGAACTCGGACAAATTGCTTTTGAACAAGAAGATTATAGTTTAGCCAAACAAATTTTTAAAGAAGTTCAAGCTAAAACCAATCAACCTGTTTTGTTTTACAGAAGTGCTCAGTATTTATTGAAGTTACTTCAGTTTAACCCAGAAAATTCAGTTGAAACTGTCAACCAAGCTTATCAAGATTTTTTTACAGCTGAAAAAATTTCAACACTAACACACGCTATTTATCTTGATTGGGCAAAATTTACAGCCAATCAGTTACAAAATCCTCAAAATGCCATTAAGTTGTTAGATGAAGTTAATTCGTCACAAATTCGGCCATCACAAATGGCTTCAACAAAACTGTTGAAAGGTGATTTGTTACGCTTAGAAGGGCAATTTAACCAAGCCTTATTGCTATATGCGCAAGTAGAAAAATTAGTGCCCAACTCAGATGAAGCACGAGAAGCGAAGTTTAAAACTGCACAAACAAGTTATTTTCAGGGTGATTTTGATTGGGCTTTAACACAACTCGACGTCTTAAAACAGTCCGTTTCACAACGCATGGCCAATGATGCTTTAGAGTTAGCCTTACACATTCGCGAAAACTCATATCTTGATTCTACCCAAACCGATTTAAAGCGTGTTGCTAAAGCCGACTTGTTAAGAAGTCAGCAACGTTATCATAAAGCGATTAATATTTTGCAAAAGGTTTTAGAATCTTATAAAGATGTTGCCATAGTAGATGAAGCCTTGTATCGTTTAGCCTTAAACTTTGAAAGTTTGTCTAATTTTGAAGCTGCTGCAGAAGCTTACAACCAATTGGTGACCGATTATCCTGAAAGTATTTTAGCAGACAATGCTTTATTTGCACAGGGTTTAATTTATCGCGATCAGCTTAACGCGACCGAAAAGGCTAAGTCAAAATTTGAGCACATTATTTTTAACCATCCCGATAGCATTTACTTTGTTGAAGCTAGAGAAATTTTTAGAACTTTGCGCGGCGATAAAATAGAATAA